The nucleotide sequence GGTCATCGCCTTGACGTACGGACCCGTCAGCCGCACGTCGAATTCAGGCGCCGCATAAGCTGGACCGAGCGCCTCCCGACTCGCAGCAATCGCCGCACGCACATCGCGCAGCAAGCGCGTAGTAAATGCCGTATCGGTCGCCCGACCGGTCGGCTTGATCAGCATCACGAACAATGTACCCGCGTCGTTGCGGTACCAGTCATGCCCTTTTATGAATTGATATTTCGCGTCGAGCGCTTGCAGGCTGATGGCCGATTCCTCCGGCCCGGAGAAGTCGACGTAGAACTCCTTCAACTTCAGTTGATCGAGCCGTCGCTCCACTTGGGCGGCGAACTCGCGCAGCTCCGCCAGTGGCATAAAGAGCAATGCGGCACGGCGCAGGAAATCGTTCGGTGGCCGATAGTCGACATACCGCACATCGGGATGGTCTTTGAGCCGCGCAGCCAGCGCATCGAGAAACGGCGGCACCAGCTCCGGCGACGGAGGACGAATTGTGACAATGACGTAGCTGGCGCCCCCCACCACGCGTTGCAGATGCCGAAGTTCAATCACTTCCGGTTGGTCGTCGGGGAGCGAATCGGCAAAATTCGCTTCAATGCGCAGACGCTGAATGCCAAACAGCGCCAAGACGGAAAACAACAGCGCCACCGCCAAGACCCACCAGGGTCGAGCCATCGCCCAGAGGAATAGCCCCTCGCCAAAGCGCGGTCGTTGCGGCATCGGCGTGCGATACTCGAAGCATCCCGCGATCGTCAATGGTCAGTATTGAACCGTCACCGTGCGAGTCCGCTTATCGATCGTGACGGTAAACGCCAGCGGCGCCGTCGTGCACTCATTGGTACAATAGGCGTGCGAACCGTGAAAATTCGCTCGATACTGCTCCGCCGAATCCATCTCCTCGGAGAGACAGAACGTCGCATGCAGATGTAACATCGTTTCGATATCGCCGGCATAGAGGAGCGACTCCACAATCCGACGCGGCATGTAGCGCCGCAACGCCGCACTCCGCAGTCCCCCAACCACACACGCCTGCGGCTCTCCCGGATATTGCCGCGCCACGCCGCACGGCGTGATCGATGCAAACAACGGCCGCGGCGACAGCACCCCGGCCGGCAACGGCCCCCGCTCGCGCGTAATAGTATAGTTCGCCAGGCACGGGCGCGCAGGCTGTTCTCGCGCCGCCCCCACCGCCCCGACGCCAACTAGTACCCCACTCGCCCACAACAGCCCCGTAAGGAGATAGCGACGTTTCATAGCGGCTTCACAATGTAAACCGATAGCGGAGGATGTCGCCTTCGGTGGTCGTCGTCAACGCGGAGACTTGCGGTTGGAGGCGGTCGAAGATCGCGCGCATCCCGAGGTTGGAGGCCAGGCAATTCGCAAGCAGTTCGCGAATCCCGCAACGCCGCGCGTATTCGACTAAGCGGCCGCACAAATAGCCGCCCATCCCCTGCCGCTGATACGCCTCATGGACCACGAACGAGAGCTCGACCGTGTCCGCACCCGGCGCCCCGGCATAGCGCGCGATCGCGACGATCCGGTCGTCGTAACGCCCCGGCTCCAACACGACCAACGCCATATTGCGATCGTAATCGAGCTGCACCAACCGCGCGGCGATCTCACGTGGCATCGTGGTCTTCAAATGAAAGTAGCGTTGCCGAATCGTGTCTTCGCTGTGCGAATAGAAAAACTCTTGGAGGCGTCGTTCATCGGTGATTTTCAGCGAGCGCACACGCATCTGGTGTCCGCCGAACGCCCGCTGTTCCTCTGCAAATCCGGAAAAGCGCGTCGTTTCCCGTTCACAGCGCTGATCGATGTAGACATAGTGCCGCTCCTTCACGAACGACAACAGTTCGTCGCGGAAATCAGGATGGGCAATATGGATCAGCGAGGTCGCCCGTTGCCGAATCGATTTGCCGTGCAAGCTCGCGATGCCGTACTCCGTCACGACATAATGAATATCGCCGCGGGATGTGACCACGCCTGCGCCGCGCGACAATTCGCCGACGATGCGCGACACCGCGCCTCCTTTGGCCGTCGAGGGCAACGCAATAATTGGTTTTCCACCAACTGAACGCGCGGCGCCGCGGACAAAATCCACTTGGCCGCCGATCCCACTGTAAAACTTGTACCCGATCGAGTCGGCACAGACCTGCCCGGTGAGATCGATCTGCAGCGCCGAATTCACGGCCACCATGCCGTCGTTTTGCGCAATGCAAAACGGATCGTTGATAAAGTCGGAAGGATAAAATTCGATCAACGGATTTTCGTGGACGAAGTCGTACAAGCGGCGCGAACCGAAACAGAAGCTGGTCGCGGTGCGACCCTTGAGCACTTTTTTCGTCGCGTTGGTGATATTGCCGGCGCGGATCAGATCGATCACGCCGTCCGAAAACATTTCCGTATGGATACCGAGATCGTTTTTGTCGCGCAAATTCGCGAGCACGGCGTTCGGGATGCCGCCGATACCCATTTGCACCACTGCGCCGTCGGGAATTAACTTCGCAACATTTTTTCCGATCGCGGCAATCACCGCATCTTCCACCGGAGGCGCGATTTCCGGCAACGGCAAGTCGGCCTCGACGACATAGTCGATCTCACCATACGGCAGCAGCGCTTGGCCGAATGTGCGCGGCATCTGCGGATTGACCTGCGCGATGACCAACTCGGCCGCTTCGACGGCCGCGCGGACGACATCCACACTCACACCGAGACTACACATCCCGTGCTGGTCCGGAGGCGCCACCATAATTATGGCGACGGCGATCGGAAACGAACCGGACCGGAACAGTCCGGGGATCTCGGAGAGAAAAATCGGCGTGTAATCCGCCTCCCCGCTCTGCACCGCAGTCCGCACGTTATCGCCGATGAAAAAACTGTTATCGCGCAGATGGCCGCGAAATTTTTCACCGACGAAGGCCGCGTGGCCCAGCGTCATTAAATGGATGAGTTCGTTGTCGGAGAAATGAGCATAGTGTTCCGCCATCGCGTCGGAGATCGCGAGCGGGTGCGCCGCGCCCGAACCTAAAAAGATGCGGCACCCCTTCGGGATTTTTTTAACAGCGGCCTCGGCGGTCAGGACATGCGGCATGAGTCTCCCATCACTGCGAACGGAAACGCACGGATTGAGCGGTGAATGCAAACCACAGAAGCGTGCGCAACGCAAGCAACGCTAATAGATGCGCACGCCGAGCAGCGTATTGAGCAAGTTGCGCAGCGGCGCAATGGCACGCTGGCAGCGGCTGAGCGCGCGATCACCACGCGGCAGACCGCAATTCACCGCATGATGCAGTCCCAGAAAGTCGAGTTCGATATGATAACTGCCTTGATCCGGCAACAGCGGTTCCTTCAGAAAGTCCTGTGACGGGAGACGAATCAAGCGCCCCTGCCGCAATGTGGCGGTGAGTTGCCGCTGCTCGGCGACCGTGAGCATTCGCTCGAATTCCCGTACGACTTGGCTTCCACCCCGCCCAGCCTGACGAAACCGGACGTGTCCATCGGCTGCAATGCGGACGGAATAATCGTCACCGGTAATACTGCCGCCGGCAAAAAAGACCAATTGCGCCGTCTCCGCATGGAGCGGGTGGAGAGCGGCCATCAACATCCAGCCACCCAGCAGAGCCCCAATCACTCGTTGTATCTTTGGCATAACCGCACTGCACCACATCCCCCACAGCTGGCACAAGACATTTCAATGGCGCTGTGCTACGCCCGCGCTTGTGGGGGGGACCCATTTCATTTGCCTGATCTTTTTTCTCTCCGGCGCCGCCGCGTTGATTTTTGAAACGCTGTGGTTCCGGCAAGCTGGACTGGTGTTTGGCAACTCCGTCTGGGCCGCCAGCCTCGTGCTGGCCAGCTTCATGGGCGGTCTGGCACTGGGCAACGGCCTGGCCGCACGGCTCGGGGAACGCACGCAACGTCCGCTGCGCCTATATGTTCGACTGGAATTGGGA is from Deltaproteobacteria bacterium and encodes:
- a CDS encoding GNAT family N-acetyltransferase; amino-acid sequence: MPHVLTAEAAVKKIPKGCRIFLGSGAAHPLAISDAMAEHYAHFSDNELIHLMTLGHAAFVGEKFRGHLRDNSFFIGDNVRTAVQSGEADYTPIFLSEIPGLFRSGSFPIAVAIIMVAPPDQHGMCSLGVSVDVVRAAVEAAELVIAQVNPQMPRTFGQALLPYGEIDYVVEADLPLPEIAPPVEDAVIAAIGKNVAKLIPDGAVVQMGIGGIPNAVLANLRDKNDLGIHTEMFSDGVIDLIRAGNITNATKKVLKGRTATSFCFGSRRLYDFVHENPLIEFYPSDFINDPFCIAQNDGMVAVNSALQIDLTGQVCADSIGYKFYSGIGGQVDFVRGAARSVGGKPIIALPSTAKGGAVSRIVGELSRGAGVVTSRGDIHYVVTEYGIASLHGKSIRQRATSLIHIAHPDFRDELLSFVKERHYVYIDQRCERETTRFSGFAEEQRAFGGHQMRVRSLKITDERRLQEFFYSHSEDTIRQRYFHLKTTMPREIAARLVQLDYDRNMALVVLEPGRYDDRIVAIARYAGAPGADTVELSFVVHEAYQRQGMGGYLCGRLVEYARRCGIRELLANCLASNLGMRAIFDRLQPQVSALTTTTEGDILRYRFTL